DNA from Musa acuminata AAA Group cultivar baxijiao chromosome BXJ1-5, Cavendish_Baxijiao_AAA, whole genome shotgun sequence:
ACATCGAGTTGGTGCAGACGGGGCACTCCAGCAACTCATGCACCCTGGTCGCAGGGCTCATCACGGGCGACCGGCCGCCGCCGGCGACAGTCCCGCTTCCATCGCCGTGTGGCTTCAGGAAGGGGTGGGGCACATGGGCGACCTCCTCATCGTCCACCACCGTCGCGTCCGACACCGAGATGCACTCAATGTTGTCCGATTCCATCACCAAAGAAACGAAAGGAGGCGCCTTGCGACCCCTGTTCTCTTCTTTCTGGCTCCTGTCGCGGGGGGAAGCAGAGTTACGGATCCCTCCCTCGGGAGAACCAAAGCAGTAATAAATGCGACAGAACGGTGGGATTTGCAGCACCAAATTGAACTTTCGAAACTGTGGTTTTGTTGGCAAACCAAAACAGAGTTCAGAAAacacttttgttttttgttttcaggTAAATTGTTTGCTTCAGAACTTAGTAGGTGAGAGGACAACAGGGGAAGACGATGGGCGAGCTTTAGTGACTGCTTGTAAAGTGATCCATCCATGTTCTTACCAAAAGGAGTTTTTGGATGCCTCGACAACTTTGAGTTTTGATTTCTTTGCTTTGAAGGAATGCAAAAGAGAGGGTTTGATTTCTGAttccataaaaataaataagagtttgatttttttttctcaacacATCTTTTTAAATACCAAAGAGTGAAAtcatgaattttattttattttattttatgaaaatttCTCAAGATATCATTAGCAACTCCAAAAACAAAAGTAAACTCAATGAATAGACAAATTTAGGTAATGCTGAAAATGGTATGATAACGGAAAATTGTTACAAAGATCACTAAAACTCCAAAATGAAACTTAAATATTCGTTaacaatccaaaaataaaaatggTTAGTATGCCGACAACCTTCCCGATCACATCTCTCTTCATGAATAGAAAATTTTGAGAAAGATTGGAGAGATGCTTCTTGATGATGGAGTTCAGTCTCACGCTTCAACAAAGTCCTGCATAGAAAAGTTTTCTTTTGGTATCTGTAGATCAAGATACTTCTTGATGATGGAGTTCAGTCTCGAGCTTCAACAAAGTCCTGCATCGGCTCTTCATGCTCATTTTGAACCAACACCAACTCAGGAACTTCTTCGATACTTTCAGCAGGCTGGCTTGCCcaaggagaaaagaaagaaagtgtATCAGAGCAGTAATGATTAGTTCTTTGTATCttgttctttaaatttttttggaGTCTTGATACTGTGTAGGAATTAGCAGAAGGTAACTAAATACCTGCCATAATTCCAAAAGCCGCCATAGAAGGAAATTGACAATCATGACTAAGCCAAACAGCTTGCCAGCCCAAGCACCACATTTCAggtatctaaattcatagaaacagTAAGTTACGATAATGAATTGTATCGATGCATAAAAGGTTGGAAAACCAACTTTCGGATAACTATGAGCATATGGAAGTTTAGAAGCTTCCTACAACATGTTGTTGTGCAGTAGTTAAGGGAAACACAGGATAGCTATTTTTGATTTCACTGAACATATAATTCAATTCTAGGAGAAAACTTTCCAGAGATCAACTTATTATCTTATTTGCCCAAACCATCAAAGGAAAGCTGCAGAATCCATAAGAGACTTGCTGATATACTTACCGCGGCAGGCGTTGCAACAGATTTTCATCAGAGGACTGTAATGCACAATTATACACGGTCTCTGTTCTTTTAGCCACATCATGCCAGCTGTACAGTTTTTTCATCTGATATAATCCAatgtaacaagaaaaaaaaaatgataatctaTTAGTTTGAGTGAATTTATTTATAAAGAAATGCAcaataacaagaaaaagaaatgtgATTTGACCCTTTAAAAATGCCAAAACTTGTTACGGTTGACATCGTACCCGTGAGTGCATGACATGTGGATTGATATTAGGAAGCATGTGAATAGCTTTCCCAATAGCATGCACCATATCCCCTGGGTCTGGTTCTGCAAGCACAATCATGTCATCCGGAAGGACCTGCCAAATTCAACATGATGAAAAACTTAATTACTGTTTTCAACTTTTACTCAAACAAGAATTAAGCATAAGTAGCATTAGGACATAAAAAAACACACAAGAAATCCCTATGTGCATGCCTCTGGGACACCTCCAACTCTTGTGCTCACAGTAAGCAATCCACAGCTAGCAGCTTCCAGAATGGCTATGCAAAAAGCTTCTGTAAGAGAACTACAAAATTACACACAAGTCAATCATATGCTTGTTCAAACGTAAAGCACCTAAACTGTGTTTACATGGATTATATACACAAATCTTGGAAAATTTTGTTCACACCAGCAAATCATTTTCCTTACTATAAGAAACAAGCGGGAAAATCTTTATAGACAAGAAAGTTCAGTTACATAAAGGTTAATCACAAGGACTTAGATGACCCTTAAATTAAATTCAGCGAGAACAGACAGGTTACATTTAGCTCAGCTCCATTTGTAATATCAATCAACTCGGGTAAATAGAGACAAGATAAGCGCACACAATTTCCTACACCTAGTACTAAACACCAAAAAATGTTCCATGTAGCTACCATGTCTTGGAATCCACATAAAATTAGTACCAAGATAACTTAAATTGGAAATACAAATTTAACATAAGCACACAATATCCTATTATTAATACTAAACACCAGATAATGTTCCAAGTAACTACCGTATCTCAGTATCGACATAAATTAAGTACCTTCAGTTATGAAAAGGAACTGCATATACAGTTCACATATGCCAGCATATATTCAGTAGTCAAGGCTAAAATaccataattattttaatatttcattagaagagatttTGCTTGAATGGATGCCATGCATGTCAAACAATTCACTAAACCTCAGGAGCTTTTAAACGAGCATAATTTAACTGGATTTTAATAAGATTAAAAGGAAGGATTAAGAAAGAACTACCTGTTTAGAAATATATGACCAGAAATAAGAACAGATCGCACTTGAGAATGTGGAACAGCACCCAACATTTCAACTCTATCCTGAAGAGAGTACTTCTCCCTCATCTCTTCTAGCCGCACACGTTTTGGCCCATCTCCTCCAACTACAAAACAGACCTTATAAAAAGTAAACTATAAGGAAAGAGAATTTAACAAACAATTTCTTAAATGAAAATTAAGGGACCAAATAATAGAGTAAAGCAACATTGATCGGCATTTTGTTTTTGTGTAAACTTATCTTTTGCCtcattcaaaattttcaaaaattatggCACTCCAATTGTTGCATCATTAGAAAAAAGAATTGAACGCTTTAGCTTACATTTGGAAAGAGACGACAGACTTCTGGGATGACCTCAACAAGGAGATCTGCACCTTTCCGGTACACCAATCTACTCACAACAATGATGACGATTTCATCACAACTGAGCCTATTTGGGGCAGGACTGAACATAGCAGTGTCCACAGCATTAGGTATTACAAAAACTCTCTCAGGTGTTATCCCAGACCTCAAAACTGTGTTCTCCTTGCTTGTATGAGAAACACATATAGCCTGACTTATGTCAGCAAGTGTAAACTGCAACACCTTATTCATGTGAATGCTTCCGACATCTGCAAAACCGTAGAGTGAATGATCTGTGAATATAATCTTGTAACCCATGGTCCTGGCATGCATCAGTGCTTCGTGacaaagagttgaaaaagcttgatGTCCATGAACAATAGAAATCTTCTCACGAACAAGAATGGTCCTTGTGATGGGAAGTGTTCCATAAAATGTTGGTAATGCATTCTGCATAAGGAATGGTCTCCATGGCACATAATAAACTTTCAGACCATTGGTCACGTACCGAACTCCAGAACGGTTTCCATATGCATGTGTCATAACCACCACCTAAGCAATGCATTTAGAAAAGCCTAAGATCAATTTAAGAAATCAAGGTTATACGAGTGTAAAATTAGTATGATGACCAAAAGGTTGTTGATCAAATGCAAACAAGTGGCTGTATTAGTCAACCTTGCAAGTAGAAGCCGCAATTAATCAGGTTTCTTTTCTCAGCTAAGCAGAAAACAAAATGGACATCTTACAGAAAGAAAAAACTGTTCAACCTTGTGGCCAAGCTTAAGCAAGCATTGTGACAGATAATAGATATGACTTTCCACACCGCCAAAGTTTGGGTAGAAGAAATCAGAAACCATCAAAATCCTGTGCTTCCTTTGTTGATCCATGGCAATCAGAAATCAAGGTCCTGAAAGTCAGAAAATCTATAGTAACTATTAAATAACATCACAAAGAATTAATAATCCCTTGAAGAATGCAACACTGACAAGACAGCAAGATAAGTAGAATACACAACTTGAAATATTTCATGTGGTCATTATTAGTTGAAGAGATAGAAATTAAACAGTTTAACTATGACGGACAAAGGAACATAATCTAAGTCCCTTAAAGAGCAGCTAAAAATGAAAAACCAGATATGACCTGGTGTAGGCGACCTTGTATAAGCTTTGAGCACAGCTGAACAAAGTGGGAACACAGAAGCttaaatggtcaaattgaccttGGCTACCGATAAAGTCAACAAGTAAAAGATTCATGCTCTACAATATGTTCATTGGCAAATTTAGTGT
Protein-coding regions in this window:
- the LOC135673239 gene encoding phosphatidylinositol N-acetylglucosaminyltransferase subunit A-like, which produces MDQQRKHRILMVSDFFYPNFGGVESHIYYLSQCLLKLGHKVVVMTHAYGNRSGVRYVTNGLKVYYVPWRPFLMQNALPTFYGTLPITRTILVREKISIVHGHQAFSTLCHEALMHARTMGYKIIFTDHSLYGFADVGSIHMNKVLQFTLADISQAICVSHTSKENTVLRSGITPERVFVIPNAVDTAMFSPAPNRLSCDEIVIIVVSRLVYRKGADLLVEVIPEVCRLFPNVCFVVGGDGPKRVRLEEMREKYSLQDRVEMLGAVPHSQVRSVLISGHIFLNSSLTEAFCIAILEAASCGLLTVSTRVGGVPEVLPDDMIVLAEPDPGDMVHAIGKAIHMLPNINPHVMHSRMKKLYSWHDVAKRTETVYNCALQSSDENLLQRLPRYLKCGAWAGKLFGLVMIVNFLLWRLLELWQPAESIEEVPELVLVQNEHEEPMQDFVEARD